One segment of Heteronotia binoei isolate CCM8104 ecotype False Entrance Well chromosome 18, APGP_CSIRO_Hbin_v1, whole genome shotgun sequence DNA contains the following:
- the LOC132587310 gene encoding early activation antigen CD69-like codes for MKGSWNPLEGNLGKGTTNAASGQAILFLNGCSGMQDSCVQKKRSLKALLHQCKRVMQSLADRQDSEVTTKDIVIVVTLAVLLLISVGFNIYLAVKRQHLQAALSQSCPEGWVRSGGRCYYFSATKEAWDFGQDHCLSNGGSLVAMDTSQERDFVMSSEDLNEYWIGLWREGAGKPWKQPDGSLFSNWFPIGGNGLCAYLSDEEVNSTRCVNSRQWICSKPVGGFLSTSSES; via the exons ATGAAGGGATCTTGGAATCCGCTTGAAGGAAACCTTGGAAAAGGAACCACGAATGCAGCATCTGGTCAAGCGATACTGTTCCTCAATGGATGCTCAGGAATGCAGGACTCCTGTG TGCAAAAAAAAAGGTCATTGAAAGCGCTCCTTCATCAGTGCAAGAGAGTCATGCAAAGCCTAG CCGATAGGCAGGATTCTGAAGTCACCACAAAAGACATTGTCATCGTCGTCACCTTGGCCGTGCTGTTGCTGATCTCCGTCGGTTTCAATATTTACCTGGCTG TCAAGCGCCAGcatttgcaagctgctttgagccaATCGTGCCCTGAAGGCTGGGTCCGGAGTGGAGGCAGGTGCTACTATTTCTCTGCTACCAAAGAGGCCTGGGACTTTGGTCAGGATCATTGCCTTTCCAACGGGGGCTCCCTGGTGGCGATGGACACTTCGCAGGAAAGG GATTTTGTCATGAGCTCGGAAGACTTGAATGAATATTGGATTGGTCTCTGGAGAGAGGGAGCTGGAAAGCCCTGGAAGCAGCCCGATGGGTCCCTCTTCAGCAACTG GTTTCCAATAGGAGGCAACGGGCTCTGTGCCTACCTGAGTGATGAAGAGGTCAACTCTACACGGTGTGTCAACAGCCGGCAATGGATCTGTAGCAAACCTGTTGGTGGTTTTCTCTCAACAAGCTCAGAATCATAA